The Dermochelys coriacea isolate rDerCor1 chromosome 7, rDerCor1.pri.v4, whole genome shotgun sequence genome window below encodes:
- the HPS6 gene encoding Hermansky-Pudlak syndrome 6 protein, with translation MKRAGALRQVSDFSDFVSGRRLRELLSQRGPGEAPHHVQTSPDGQHLLLLLRGRPALQPQVLAFQRLCTGAGDLERSWQPPQPPITGLLFLQSPAAWTPWVLAIVWEQGRTEVWGFVPALGWQLQQTLELCHGARARIVSICSQGGSLVWCEERPPSDTHLDPGRGAFRYCICTRALEVGEQGAHLGAMRIVVHNSPQYQVLASPQHVFLVPTGATFASVSTFLLTWCPREAKVTIVAPSGGFVHSKVLHSSDFKKLVFGSVGLLLSMAPLDIHTCALSSCGGLLLLSTQGTVCLVQPDGTWRQVYDLGGSCLAQGDPVQLKAFGSTLACGLAGVLYLIDLTSGRLIEKRLLSSKEVHFLESPRGAEEIQLLTPTGIYCFSFFSPEDGGRPEPALVEMVFEEACKYYQRRSLSSSQLTVEKLKKGDMFQAPIALSSILQHSLPYKERAARALPEIYTKLLSTLSMDLQSYLSLELLKSCIVGASESEVDRCCEELVEQEVSRLLHLDLDRENLAYLNAVFSSFPRASWKAIRGSLQLQQNGDGLLVARATPDIWKKVLGGPVPNWSQQEERGVNGAVPLFELICGSLHRFKPKWLPSFVELTQQYLGASWTYSTKEGPEGGVPLYRRALAVLDRKRHPMATDREMEIELLLCSARPKAVLQAVQLLVCLRRWQRVVEAAEKFSKLSPLLNKEIFTTLLAQFAQHRDLDPYLATLWELCPADLTVSDVLSIVLQHLPSSEGDPPPFSAGGAPLTLALLKPLLHKVAQHQCTQDDLYVDILQGPPFPPPTPPRQHRAGPKAAPETPQQTGACRTPCLGRNPSDAV, from the coding sequence ATGAAGCGAGCCGGGGCGCTGCGGCAGGTCTCCGACTTCAGCGACTTTGTCAGCGGCCGGCGCCTGCGGGAGCTGCTGAGCCAGCGTGGGCCGGGCGAGGCGCCCCACCACGTCCAAACCAGCCCAGAtgggcagcacctcctgctgctcctgcgtGGTCGGCCGGCACTCCAGCCGCAGGTGCTCGCCTTCCAGCGCCTGTGCACCGGCGCGGGGGACCTGGAGAGGAGCTGGCAGCCGCCCCAGCCCCCCATCAcggggctgctcttcctgcagagCCCCGCAGCGTGGACCCCCTGGGTGCTGGCCATCGTCTGGGAGCAAGGCAGGACTGAGGTGTGGGGGTTCGTGCCAGCGCTGGGCTGGCAGCTGCAGCAGACCCTGGAGTTGTGCCATGGGGCCCGGGCTCGGATCGTTtccatctgcagccagggaggcaGCCTGGTCTGGTGTGAGGAGAGGCCCCCCTCGGACACTCATTTGGACCCAGGCAGGGGGGCCTTCAGGTACTGCATCTGCACCAGGGCTCTagaggtgggggagcagggggcacaCCTGGGCGCCATGAGGATAGTGGTGCACAACAGCCCCCAGTATCAAGTCCTGGCCTCACCCCAGCATGTCTTCCTGGTGCCCACTGGTGCCACCTTTGCCAGCGTCTCCACGTTCCTGCTCACCTGGTGCCCTCGGGAGGCTAAAGTCACCATTGTGGCCCCGTCTGGCGGGTTCGTCCACAGCAAAGTCCTgcactccagtgacttcaagaaGCTCGTGTTTGGATCCGTGGGTCTCCTGTTGTCCATGGCACCTCTGGACATTCATACTTGTGCCCTGTCCAGCTGCGGGGGGCTCCTGCTGCTCAGCACACAAGGCACGGTCTGTCTGGTTCAGCCGGACGGGACCTGGAGACAGGTCTATGATCTGGGGGGCAGCTGCCTGGCCCAAGGAGACCCCGTGCAGCTGAAGGCCTTTGGCAGCACCCTGGCCTGCGGGCTGGCGGGGGTCTTGTATCTCATTGACTTGACCAGTGGGAGGCTGATTGAGAAAAGACTCCTGAGCTCCAAAGAGGTGCATTTCCTGGAGTCCCCGAGAGGGGCGGAGGAGATACAGCTCCTCACCCCGACTGGCATCTATTGCTTCAGCTTCTTCAGCCCGGAGGATGGTGGCAGGCCCGAGCCCGCTCTGGTGGAGATGGTCTTTGAGGAAGCCTGCAAGTACTACCAGAGACGGAGcctcagcagctcccagctgaCGGTGGAGAAGCTGAAGAAGGGGGACATGTTCCAGGCACCCATTGCGCTCTCCTCCATCCTGCAGCACAGCCTGCCCTATAAGGAGAGGGCAGCCAGGGCCCTCCCGGAGATCTACACCAAGCTGCTGAGCACCTTGAGCATGGATCTCCAGAGCTACCTGAGCCTGGAGCTGCTCAAGTCCTGCATCGTGGGCGCTTCGGAGAGTGAAGTCGACAGGTGCTGCGAGGAGCTGGTGGAGCAGGAGGTCAGCCGCCTTCTGCACTTGGACTTGGACAGGGAGAACCTGGCCTATCTGAACGCTGTCTTCAGCTccttccccagggcctcctggAAAGCTATCCGGGGCAgcctgcagctgcagcagaatGGAGATGGGCTCCTGGTCGCCAGGGCCACCCCAGACATCTGGAAGAAGGTCTTGGGGGGGCCAGTCCCTAACTGGTCCCAGCAGGAGGAGCGGGGCGTCAATGGAGCGGTCCCGCTCTTCGAGCTCATCTGCGGCTCCCTGCACAGGTTCAAACCCAAGTGGCTGCCCAGCTTTGTGGAGCTGACCCAGCAGTACCTTGGAGCCTCCTGGACGTACAGCACCAAAGAGGGCCCCGAGGGCGGGGTGCCCCTCTACAGGAGAGCGCTGGCTGTTCTCGACAGGAAGCGCCACCCCATGGCCACTGACCGCGAGATGGAGATCGAGCTGCTGCTGTGCAGTGCGCGGCCCAAAGCCGTCCTGCAAGCCGTGCAGCTGCTCGTCTGCCTCCGCAGGTGGCAGCGGGTGGTGGAGGCGGCCGAGAAATTTTCCAAGCTCAGCCCGCTGCTCAACAAGGAgatcttcaccaccctcctggcgCAGTTCGCCCAGCACAGGGACCTGGACCCATACCTGGCCACCCTGTGGGAGCTGTGCCCCGCAGACTTGACCGTCTCGGACGTTCTCAGCATCGTCCTGCAGCACCTCCCCAGCTCGGAGGGCGACCCTCCTCCCTTCTCTGCCGGGGGCGCCCCGCTGACCCTGGCCTTGCTGAAGCCGCTGTTGCACAAGGTGGCGCAGCATCAATGCACTCAGGACGATCTTTATGTTGACATCTTGCAGGGCCCCCCGTTCCCGCCGCCCACCCCGCCGAGACAGCACAGGGCTGGCCCCAAGGCCGCCCCGGAAACACCGCAGCAGACGGGAGCGTGCAGGACTCCTTGCCTGGGCCGTAACCCAAGCGATGCTGTATGA